A genomic stretch from Nocardia wallacei includes:
- the ndk gene encoding nucleoside-diphosphate kinase → MTEQTLVLIKPDGVARGLIGEVITRIERKGLKVAALELKTVSEELAAAHYAEHAEKPFYGSLIEFITSGPVVAAVLAGPRAISAFRQIAGGTDPVEKAVPGSIRGDFALETQYNLVHGSDSPESAKREIALWFPELPQ, encoded by the coding sequence GTGACTGAGCAGACGTTGGTACTCATCAAGCCCGACGGCGTGGCCCGGGGGCTGATCGGTGAGGTCATCACCCGCATCGAGCGCAAGGGACTGAAGGTCGCGGCGCTGGAACTGAAGACGGTGTCCGAGGAGCTGGCCGCGGCCCACTACGCCGAGCACGCCGAGAAGCCGTTCTACGGCTCCCTGATCGAGTTCATCACCTCCGGCCCGGTCGTGGCGGCGGTCCTCGCGGGGCCCCGGGCGATCAGCGCCTTCCGGCAGATCGCCGGCGGCACCGATCCGGTCGAGAAGGCGGTGCCGGGCAGCATCCGCGGCGACTTCGCGCTCGAGACCCAGTACAACCTCGTCCACGGCTCCGACTCGCCCGAATCCGCCAAGCGCGAGATCGCGCTCTGGTTCCCCGAGCTTCCCCAGTAG
- the obgE gene encoding GTPase ObgE: MSKFIDRVVLHVRAGKGGHGCASVHREKFKPLGGPDGGDGGNGGDVILEVDPNVHTLLDFHFHPHAKAGNGKPGEGGNRNGKQGGELLLKVPDGTVVIGPDGDVLADLIGAGTRFVAARGGRGGLGNAALVSRARKAPGFALLGEEGEERDLVLELKSVADVGLVGFPSAGKSSLVSVLSAAKPKIADYPFTTLVPNLGVVSSGDTTFTIADVPGLIPGASEGRGLGLDFLRHLERCAVLAHVVDCATLEPGRDPVSDVDALEAELAAYRPALQADAGLGDLADRPRVVILNKVDIPDAEELAELVTPEFAERGWPVFRISAVSREGLRQLTFALAELIREYRQAHPKAAPKRPVIRPVVRGESGFTVTVDPEVEGGFIVRGERPERWVRQTQFDNDEAVGYLADRLARLGVEAELERLGAEPGAPVTIGDISFDWEPQISAGVDLVMTGRGTDPRLDQTERISAAERKHASRVRRGLVSEDEDGR; encoded by the coding sequence ATGTCCAAGTTCATCGATCGCGTCGTGCTGCATGTGCGCGCCGGTAAGGGCGGGCACGGGTGCGCCTCGGTGCATCGGGAGAAGTTCAAGCCGCTGGGCGGGCCCGACGGCGGCGACGGGGGCAACGGCGGGGACGTGATCCTCGAGGTCGATCCCAACGTGCACACCCTGCTGGACTTCCACTTCCACCCGCACGCCAAGGCGGGCAACGGCAAGCCCGGCGAGGGCGGCAACCGCAACGGCAAGCAGGGCGGTGAGCTGCTGCTGAAGGTCCCGGACGGAACCGTGGTGATCGGCCCGGACGGCGACGTCCTCGCGGATCTGATCGGTGCGGGCACCCGATTCGTCGCGGCCCGCGGCGGCCGCGGCGGACTCGGCAACGCGGCCCTGGTGTCGCGGGCACGCAAGGCGCCCGGCTTCGCGCTGCTCGGCGAGGAGGGCGAGGAGCGCGATCTCGTTCTCGAGCTGAAATCGGTCGCCGATGTCGGGCTCGTCGGGTTCCCCTCGGCCGGGAAGTCGTCGCTGGTGTCGGTGCTGTCCGCCGCCAAGCCGAAGATCGCCGACTACCCCTTCACCACGCTGGTGCCCAACCTGGGTGTGGTGTCCAGCGGTGACACCACCTTCACCATCGCCGACGTGCCCGGCCTGATTCCGGGAGCGAGTGAGGGCCGCGGCCTGGGCCTGGACTTCCTGCGGCACCTGGAGCGGTGCGCGGTGCTGGCGCACGTGGTGGACTGCGCGACCCTCGAGCCCGGCCGCGATCCGGTGTCGGACGTGGACGCCCTGGAGGCGGAGCTGGCCGCGTATCGGCCCGCGCTGCAAGCGGATGCGGGTCTCGGCGATCTGGCCGACCGGCCGCGCGTGGTGATCCTCAACAAGGTCGACATCCCCGACGCCGAGGAACTGGCCGAACTGGTGACCCCGGAGTTCGCCGAGCGCGGCTGGCCCGTGTTCCGGATCTCGGCCGTGAGCCGGGAAGGCTTGCGCCAGTTGACCTTCGCGCTGGCCGAACTGATTCGCGAGTACCGGCAGGCGCATCCGAAGGCGGCGCCCAAGCGCCCGGTCATCCGGCCGGTGGTGCGTGGCGAGAGCGGCTTCACGGTGACCGTCGACCCGGAGGTCGAGGGCGGCTTCATCGTGCGCGGCGAGCGCCCGGAACGCTGGGTGCGCCAGACGCAGTTCGACAACGATGAGGCCGTCGGCTACCTGGCCGACCGGCTGGCCCGCCTCGGCGTGGAGGCCGAGCTGGAGCGGCTGGGCGCCGAGCCCGGCGCGCCGGTCACCATCGGCGACATCAGCTTCGACTGGGAACCGCAGATCTCCGCCGGTGTGGATCTGGTGATGACCGGCCGCGGTACCGATCCCCGGCTCGATCAGACCGAACGCATCTCGGCGGCCGAGCGCAAGCACGCCTCCCGGGTGCGGCGCGGCCTGGTCTCGGAGGACGAGGACGGCCGATGA
- a CDS encoding DUF4233 domain-containing protein, whose amino-acid sequence MSDQEVPPPAADPWKGLRGVMAGALVLEAITVLLALPVVASVGGGLAWWSVACLVGLAVLMILGAGLQRRSWALPFNLGLQVLLLLGGFIHISIFVIGVVFAAVWAFILVLRSDVRRRMDQGLLPSQRA is encoded by the coding sequence ATGAGTGATCAGGAAGTCCCGCCGCCCGCGGCCGATCCGTGGAAGGGCCTGCGCGGCGTGATGGCCGGTGCGCTGGTGCTGGAGGCGATCACCGTCCTGCTGGCACTGCCGGTGGTGGCATCGGTCGGCGGCGGCCTGGCCTGGTGGTCGGTGGCGTGCCTGGTGGGCCTGGCCGTACTGATGATCCTCGGGGCGGGCCTGCAACGGCGGTCGTGGGCACTGCCATTCAACCTCGGCCTACAGGTATTGCTCCTGCTGGGTGGCTTCATCCATATTTCGATCTTCGTGATCGGCGTAGTCTTCGCCGCGGTCTGGGCCTTCATCCTCGTCCTGCGCTCCGATGTCCGCCGCCGCATGGACCAGGGCCTCCTCCCGAGCCAGCGAGCCTGA
- a CDS encoding valine--tRNA ligase: protein MTSTASENSRNRADALPKSWNPGEVEAELYERWVAAGYFTARADSDKPPYSIVLPPPNVTGNLHMGHAFDHTLMDLLTRRKRMQGYEVLWLPGMDHAGIATQTIVEKQLAVDGKTKEDFGRELFIDKVWDWKRESGGAIQGQMRRLGDGVDWSRDRFTMDDGLSRAVQTIFKRLFDAGLIYRAERLVNWSPELRTAISDIEVNYKDVEGELVSLRYGSLNDDEPHVIVATTRVETMLGDTAVAVHPDDERYQSLIGTTLYHPITGRQIPIVADDYVDPEFGSGAVKITPAHDPNDFEIGLRHQLPMPTIMDESGRITGTGTEFDGMNRFEARLKVRERLAAEGRVVAEKRPYVHSVGHSERSGEPIEPRLSMQWWVKVQSLAKAAGDAVRNGDTVIHPPSQEPRWFAWVDDMHDWCISRQLWWGHRIPIWYGPEGEIICVGPDEQAPEGYVQDPDVLDTWFSSGLWPFSTMGWPDATPELAKFYPTSVLVTGYDILFFWVARMMMFGTFVADDPAIAAGKQPGAAPVPFRDVFLHGLIRDEQGRKYSKSKGIGIDPLDWIDEYGADATRFTLARGAQPGSDLSVGPAHVQASRNFITKLFNATKFALMNGAVAGTVASRDALTDADRWILDRLEEVRAETDSAFDRYEFGKACEALYHFAWDELCDWYLELAKVQFAESEERAGSTRVVLGSVLDALLRMLHPVIPFVTETLWQALTGGESIVIAQWPQATGVAADPVAARRIADAQKLITEIRRFRSDQGLTDKQKVAAQLVGIEAADLNGLRAEIAALARLTEPGDGFSATAAVEVRLSGSTVTVELDTSGTVDLDAERRRLEKDLAAAQKELASTAAKLGNEAFLAKAPDQVVAKIRGRREVAESEVARIGARLDEIAARK, encoded by the coding sequence GTGACCAGCACAGCCTCTGAGAACTCACGTAATCGTGCCGATGCCCTCCCCAAGAGCTGGAATCCCGGCGAGGTGGAGGCCGAGCTGTACGAGCGCTGGGTAGCCGCTGGTTACTTCACCGCCCGCGCCGACAGCGACAAGCCGCCCTACTCGATCGTGCTGCCGCCGCCGAACGTCACCGGCAATCTGCACATGGGCCACGCCTTCGACCACACCCTCATGGACCTGCTCACCCGCCGCAAGCGGATGCAGGGGTACGAGGTGCTGTGGCTGCCCGGCATGGACCACGCCGGCATCGCGACCCAGACCATCGTGGAGAAGCAGCTCGCCGTCGACGGCAAGACGAAAGAGGACTTCGGCCGCGAGCTGTTCATCGACAAGGTCTGGGACTGGAAGCGCGAATCCGGCGGCGCCATCCAGGGCCAGATGCGCCGCCTCGGCGACGGCGTCGACTGGAGCCGCGACCGCTTCACCATGGACGACGGCCTGTCCCGCGCGGTGCAGACGATCTTCAAGCGGCTGTTCGACGCCGGTCTCATCTACCGCGCCGAGCGGCTGGTGAACTGGTCGCCGGAACTACGCACCGCCATCTCCGACATCGAGGTGAACTACAAGGACGTCGAGGGCGAGCTGGTGTCGCTGCGCTACGGCTCCCTGAACGACGACGAGCCGCACGTGATCGTGGCCACCACCCGGGTCGAGACGATGCTCGGCGACACCGCCGTGGCCGTGCACCCCGACGACGAGCGCTACCAATCGCTCATCGGAACCACCCTCTACCACCCCATCACCGGACGGCAGATCCCGATCGTCGCCGACGACTACGTCGACCCCGAATTCGGTTCCGGCGCAGTGAAGATCACGCCGGCCCACGACCCCAACGACTTCGAGATCGGTCTGCGCCACCAGCTGCCGATGCCGACCATCATGGACGAATCCGGCCGAATCACCGGCACCGGCACGGAATTCGACGGGATGAACCGGTTCGAGGCGCGGCTGAAGGTGCGCGAGCGGCTGGCCGCGGAGGGCCGCGTCGTCGCCGAGAAGCGCCCGTACGTGCACAGCGTGGGCCATTCCGAGCGCAGCGGCGAGCCGATCGAGCCGCGGCTGTCGATGCAGTGGTGGGTGAAGGTGCAGTCGCTGGCCAAGGCCGCCGGAGACGCGGTGCGCAACGGCGACACCGTGATTCACCCGCCCAGTCAGGAGCCGCGCTGGTTCGCCTGGGTGGACGACATGCACGACTGGTGCATCTCGCGGCAGCTGTGGTGGGGCCACCGCATTCCGATCTGGTACGGCCCCGAGGGCGAGATCATCTGCGTCGGTCCGGACGAGCAGGCGCCCGAGGGCTACGTGCAGGATCCGGACGTGCTCGACACCTGGTTCTCCTCCGGGCTGTGGCCGTTCTCCACGATGGGCTGGCCCGACGCCACACCCGAGCTGGCGAAGTTCTATCCCACCAGCGTGCTCGTCACCGGCTACGACATCCTGTTCTTCTGGGTCGCCCGGATGATGATGTTCGGCACGTTCGTCGCCGACGATCCGGCCATCGCCGCGGGCAAGCAGCCGGGGGCGGCGCCGGTGCCGTTCCGGGATGTCTTCCTGCACGGACTGATTCGCGACGAGCAGGGCCGCAAGTACTCCAAGTCGAAGGGCATCGGTATCGATCCGCTGGACTGGATCGACGAATACGGCGCCGACGCAACGCGTTTCACGCTCGCGCGGGGCGCGCAGCCCGGCAGCGACCTGTCGGTCGGCCCGGCGCACGTGCAGGCCTCGCGCAACTTCATCACCAAGCTGTTCAACGCGACCAAGTTCGCGCTGATGAACGGCGCCGTCGCGGGGACGGTCGCGAGCCGGGACGCGCTCACCGACGCCGACCGCTGGATCCTCGATCGCCTGGAAGAGGTTCGCGCCGAGACGGATTCGGCGTTCGACCGCTACGAATTCGGCAAGGCGTGCGAGGCGCTGTACCACTTCGCCTGGGACGAACTGTGCGACTGGTACCTGGAGCTGGCCAAGGTGCAGTTCGCCGAATCCGAGGAGCGGGCCGGGAGCACCCGCGTGGTGCTGGGCAGCGTGCTGGACGCGTTGCTGCGGATGCTGCACCCGGTGATCCCGTTCGTCACCGAGACGCTCTGGCAGGCCCTCACCGGCGGCGAATCGATCGTGATCGCGCAGTGGCCGCAGGCCACCGGGGTCGCCGCCGACCCGGTCGCGGCCCGGCGAATCGCCGACGCCCAGAAGCTCATCACCGAGATCCGCCGCTTCCGCAGCGACCAGGGCCTCACCGACAAGCAGAAGGTGGCCGCGCAGCTGGTCGGCATCGAGGCCGCCGACCTGAACGGACTGCGCGCGGAGATCGCCGCGCTGGCCCGCCTCACCGAGCCCGGTGACGGCTTCTCGGCCACCGCCGCCGTCGAGGTGCGGCTGTCCGGCAGTACCGTGACGGTGGAACTGGATACCTCCGGCACGGTCGACCTGGACGCCGAGCGCCGCCGGTTGGAGAAGGATCTCGCGGCCGCGCAGAAGGAACTGGCGAGCACCGCCGCCAAGCTCGGCAATGAGGCGTTCCTGGCCAAGGCGCCCGATCAGGTCGTCGCCAAGATCCGCGGCCGCCGGGAGGTCGCGGAATCGGAGGTGGCGCGGATCGGGGCGCGGCTGGACGAGATCGCGGCGCGCAAGTGA
- the folC gene encoding bifunctional tetrahydrofolate synthase/dihydrofolate synthase, with product MALVEAELDQRWGETEIEPSLTRIATLMDVLGSPQRGYPAIQVAGTNGKTSVTRMIDALLTAMHRRTGRFTSPHLQLATERIAVDNQPISPARYVELYRELQPYVEMIDRQSQDAGGPRMSKFEVLVGMAYAAFAEAPVDVAVIETGMGGTWDATNVVEGQVAVITPIGLDHTEYLGPDLTSIAGEKAGIIKKAPEDPLVPRETVAVIAEQDPEAMDVLLRRAVTADAAVARAGAEFRLLSRRVAVGGQVLEIQGLGGVYDEIFLPLHGEHQARNAALALAAVEAFFGAGAQKQLDIDTVRAGFAAAVSPGRMERMRSAPTIFIDAAHNPAGAQALAATLTGEFDFRKLVGVVAVLADKDAAGILSALEPVLDQIVVTTNGSPRALAADDLADLAVQRFGDERVVTATTLTDAVETAIAIAEEAAESGEPVSGAGIVVTGSVVTAGAARSLFGKDPA from the coding sequence ATGGCCCTGGTCGAGGCCGAACTCGACCAGCGCTGGGGCGAAACCGAGATCGAACCCTCGCTGACCCGCATCGCCACCCTGATGGATGTGCTGGGCTCGCCGCAGCGCGGCTACCCGGCGATCCAGGTCGCGGGCACCAACGGCAAGACCTCGGTCACCCGGATGATCGACGCGCTGCTCACCGCGATGCACCGGCGCACCGGCCGGTTCACCAGCCCGCATCTGCAGCTGGCGACCGAGCGCATCGCCGTCGACAATCAGCCGATCAGCCCGGCACGCTACGTCGAGCTCTATCGCGAGCTGCAGCCCTACGTCGAGATGATCGATCGCCAGTCGCAGGATGCCGGTGGGCCGCGGATGAGCAAGTTCGAGGTACTCGTCGGCATGGCCTATGCCGCGTTCGCGGAGGCTCCGGTCGATGTCGCGGTGATCGAGACCGGCATGGGCGGCACCTGGGACGCCACCAACGTCGTCGAGGGTCAGGTCGCGGTCATCACCCCGATCGGGCTGGACCACACCGAGTATCTTGGCCCGGACCTGACCTCCATCGCGGGGGAGAAGGCCGGGATCATCAAGAAGGCGCCCGAGGATCCGCTGGTGCCGCGCGAGACCGTCGCCGTCATCGCCGAGCAGGACCCCGAGGCGATGGACGTGCTGCTGCGCCGGGCCGTGACCGCCGACGCGGCCGTGGCCCGGGCGGGCGCGGAGTTCCGGCTGCTGTCGCGGCGCGTCGCGGTCGGCGGCCAGGTGCTCGAGATTCAGGGGCTGGGCGGGGTGTACGACGAGATCTTCCTGCCCCTGCACGGCGAGCACCAGGCACGCAACGCGGCGCTGGCGCTGGCGGCGGTGGAGGCGTTCTTCGGCGCGGGCGCGCAGAAACAACTCGACATCGACACCGTGCGAGCCGGATTCGCGGCCGCGGTGAGCCCCGGGCGGATGGAGCGGATGCGCAGCGCGCCGACCATCTTCATCGACGCCGCGCACAATCCGGCCGGCGCTCAGGCATTGGCGGCGACGTTGACCGGTGAGTTCGACTTCCGGAAGCTGGTCGGCGTGGTCGCGGTGCTGGCGGACAAGGACGCTGCGGGCATCCTGTCCGCGCTGGAGCCGGTGCTCGACCAGATCGTGGTGACCACCAACGGTTCTCCGCGCGCCCTCGCCGCCGACGATCTGGCCGATCTGGCGGTTCAGCGCTTCGGCGACGAACGCGTCGTCACCGCCACCACCCTCACCGACGCCGTCGAGACCGCGATCGCGATCGCGGAGGAGGCCGCCGAATCCGGCGAACCGGTGTCCGGGGCGGGCATCGTGGTCACCGGTTCGGTCGTCACCGCCGGTGCGGCGCGCTCCCTGTTCGGAAAGGATCCCGCATGA
- the rplU gene encoding 50S ribosomal protein L21: MATYAIVKTGGKQYKVAVGDLVKVEKIEGEPGAAVSLAPVLVVNGSELTTDADKLAKVSVSAEVVEQTKGPKIRIHKFKNKTGYHKRQGHRQKLTVLKVTGIK, translated from the coding sequence ATGGCAACGTACGCGATCGTCAAGACCGGCGGAAAGCAGTACAAGGTCGCGGTCGGTGACCTGGTGAAGGTCGAGAAGATCGAGGGTGAGCCGGGCGCCGCGGTGTCGCTGGCGCCGGTGCTGGTCGTCAACGGCTCCGAGCTGACCACCGACGCGGACAAGCTGGCCAAGGTGTCGGTGTCCGCCGAGGTCGTCGAGCAGACCAAGGGCCCGAAGATCCGCATCCACAAGTTCAAGAACAAGACCGGCTACCACAAGCGTCAGGGCCACCGTCAGAAGCTGACGGTCCTGAAGGTCACCGGCATCAAGTAA
- a CDS encoding translation initiation factor IF-2 N-terminal domain-containing protein, with amino-acid sequence MADQEPLGTSKSNGESASDEAAGAGEAAQLPERIRVHALAKLLGTTSKRILAHLTELGAEARSAQSSLDRRVAESVREALVPETSESSSAPAAEDAAPADTAEPAEPERSEASTRTAVSVGTAAASGDAESADPSSETAETLAVPDRPLRQSLFTSPFHAPEPPAPEPVAFEPPAVVAAPLFLPPDATAAQEMRRKLRAERQSPPAEAKAAPVEEAEADRPAPEEPSRPAEQRAEDADTDADDAGNAWDDDQSRDDGDDSNRSRRRRRGRRGRGRGRGEQHSDQDDEAEDDQNSESESDSAAEDDESAENGSDDGDAVPEGSSRRRRRRRRRKAGEDAEPEASEDDPPNTVVHEREPRNKRRGSGDEVQGITGSTRLEAKRQRRRDGREAGRRRPPILTESEFLARRESVDRVMVVREKTFPEHPAATVQVAVLEDNILVEHFVTSSGQASMVGNVYLGKVQNVLPSMEAAFVDIGRGRNGVLYAGEVNWEAAGLGGKERKIEQALKPGDTVLVQVSKDPVGHKGARLTTQISLAGRFLVYVPGGSSTGISRKLPDTERKRLKEILRDIVPQDAGVIIRTASEGVAETELARDVERLQATWKTIEEQSKNGSGAPKTLYEEPDLLVKVIRDLFNEDFSKLVIEGDRSWTTVENYIRTVAPDLLARVERHENPNVDVFGSFRIDEQLAKALDRKVWLPSGGTLVIDRTEAMTVIDVNTGKFTGAGGSNLEETVTRNNLEAAEEIVRQMRLRDIGGMIVVDFIDMVLESNRDLVLRRLTEALGRDRTRHQVSEVTSLGLVQMTRKKLGTGLVEAFSTTCEHCHGRGILVHNYPVETPAAEESSGRREGRRRRKDKAPAPVPAVPATNGTAVSAEPHSEEDAAAKRAHPVALAMAAHQAEEAASVATAEAEVAVAAAEAVQEAAEADLEVVASTAAQADSSTGRAADRAGSEEGTPGRSRRRARRGSRSAALRAEANAAEAPSSTAGEAAAAESDVASETPAVSGAAPESVVTSGAEPETVESGVAAAESTDAESADVDAAAAAVGGAAADATGGAGVSDETAAGVAGAALAGEQTGAQATRRGRRRVARTGAALSTDSQAAVFVLSSAEQEQPTVDFTDIPAAPVEPRSRPRRRSAGRAAGAPEQPN; translated from the coding sequence GTGGCCGATCAAGAGCCGCTGGGAACGTCGAAAAGTAATGGTGAATCCGCTTCTGACGAGGCGGCCGGGGCAGGGGAGGCGGCGCAGTTGCCCGAACGTATCCGGGTCCATGCGCTGGCGAAACTGCTCGGCACCACCAGCAAACGCATTCTGGCCCACCTGACCGAACTGGGCGCCGAGGCCCGCAGCGCGCAGTCCAGCCTGGACCGCAGGGTGGCCGAATCGGTGCGGGAGGCGCTCGTCCCCGAGACGTCCGAGTCGAGCAGCGCCCCGGCCGCCGAGGACGCCGCGCCTGCCGATACCGCGGAGCCCGCCGAGCCGGAGCGCTCGGAGGCGTCGACGCGGACCGCGGTATCCGTCGGCACGGCGGCAGCGAGCGGTGACGCGGAGTCCGCCGACCCCTCGTCGGAGACGGCCGAGACGCTGGCCGTCCCGGATCGCCCGCTGCGGCAGTCGCTGTTCACCAGCCCCTTCCACGCCCCCGAACCGCCCGCTCCCGAACCCGTCGCCTTCGAGCCGCCCGCGGTGGTGGCCGCCCCGCTGTTCCTGCCGCCCGACGCGACCGCCGCCCAGGAGATGCGGCGCAAGCTGCGCGCCGAGCGGCAGTCCCCGCCCGCGGAAGCGAAGGCCGCGCCGGTCGAGGAGGCCGAGGCCGACCGGCCCGCCCCGGAAGAGCCGAGCAGACCGGCCGAACAGCGGGCCGAAGACGCCGACACCGATGCCGACGACGCCGGGAACGCGTGGGACGACGACCAGTCCCGCGACGACGGTGACGACAGCAATCGCTCCCGCCGCCGTCGCCGGGGCCGCCGCGGCCGCGGTCGCGGTCGTGGCGAACAGCACAGCGACCAGGACGACGAGGCCGAGGACGACCAGAACTCCGAGTCCGAGTCCGATTCCGCCGCCGAGGACGACGAGTCCGCCGAGAACGGGTCCGATGACGGCGACGCCGTGCCGGAGGGCTCCAGCCGCCGCCGTCGCCGTCGCCGTCGCCGCAAGGCGGGCGAGGACGCCGAGCCCGAGGCGAGCGAGGACGATCCGCCGAACACCGTCGTGCACGAGCGCGAGCCGCGCAACAAGCGCCGCGGTTCCGGCGACGAGGTGCAGGGCATCACCGGCTCCACGCGGCTCGAGGCCAAGCGACAGCGCCGCCGCGACGGGCGCGAGGCCGGCCGCCGCCGCCCGCCGATCCTGACCGAGTCGGAGTTCCTGGCTCGCCGCGAATCGGTGGACCGGGTCATGGTGGTGCGCGAGAAGACCTTCCCCGAACATCCGGCCGCCACCGTCCAGGTCGCCGTGCTCGAGGACAACATCCTCGTCGAGCACTTCGTGACCAGCAGTGGCCAGGCGTCCATGGTCGGCAACGTGTACCTGGGCAAGGTGCAGAACGTGCTGCCCAGCATGGAGGCCGCGTTCGTCGACATCGGGCGCGGCCGCAACGGCGTGCTGTACGCGGGCGAGGTGAACTGGGAGGCCGCCGGGCTCGGCGGCAAGGAGCGCAAGATCGAGCAGGCGCTCAAGCCCGGCGACACCGTGCTGGTGCAGGTCTCCAAGGACCCGGTCGGGCACAAGGGCGCCCGGCTGACCACGCAGATCTCGCTGGCCGGTCGCTTCCTGGTGTACGTGCCGGGCGGCTCGTCCACCGGTATCAGCCGCAAGCTGCCCGACACCGAGCGCAAGCGGCTCAAGGAGATCCTGCGCGACATCGTGCCGCAGGACGCCGGGGTCATCATCCGCACCGCGTCCGAGGGCGTCGCCGAGACCGAGCTGGCCCGCGACGTGGAGCGGCTGCAGGCCACCTGGAAGACCATCGAGGAGCAGTCCAAGAACGGCTCGGGAGCGCCGAAGACGCTCTACGAGGAGCCCGACCTGCTGGTCAAGGTGATCCGCGACCTGTTCAACGAGGACTTCTCCAAACTGGTCATCGAGGGCGACCGGTCCTGGACCACCGTGGAGAACTACATCCGCACGGTGGCGCCGGACCTGCTGGCCCGCGTCGAGCGGCACGAGAACCCGAACGTCGACGTCTTCGGCAGCTTCCGCATCGATGAGCAACTGGCCAAGGCGCTCGACCGCAAGGTGTGGCTGCCCTCCGGCGGCACCCTGGTCATCGACCGCACCGAGGCCATGACCGTCATCGACGTCAACACCGGAAAGTTCACCGGCGCGGGTGGCAGCAACCTGGAAGAGACGGTCACTCGCAACAACCTGGAGGCGGCCGAGGAGATCGTGCGGCAGATGCGCCTGCGCGACATCGGCGGCATGATCGTCGTCGACTTCATCGACATGGTGCTCGAGTCGAACCGGGATCTGGTGCTGCGCCGCCTGACCGAGGCGCTGGGGCGCGACCGCACCCGGCACCAGGTGTCCGAGGTGACATCGCTGGGGCTGGTGCAGATGACCCGCAAGAAGCTGGGCACCGGTCTGGTCGAGGCGTTCTCCACCACCTGCGAGCACTGCCACGGACGCGGCATCCTGGTGCACAACTATCCGGTCGAGACCCCGGCCGCGGAGGAGAGCAGCGGGCGCCGCGAGGGTCGGCGCCGTCGTAAGGACAAGGCGCCGGCGCCCGTCCCGGCCGTGCCCGCCACCAACGGCACCGCCGTATCGGCCGAGCCGCATTCCGAGGAGGACGCGGCCGCCAAGCGGGCGCACCCGGTGGCGCTGGCGATGGCCGCGCATCAGGCCGAGGAGGCCGCCTCGGTGGCGACCGCCGAGGCCGAGGTCGCGGTGGCGGCCGCGGAAGCGGTGCAGGAAGCCGCCGAGGCCGATCTCGAGGTGGTGGCTTCGACTGCGGCGCAGGCGGATTCGAGCACGGGCCGGGCCGCCGATCGGGCGGGCTCGGAAGAGGGAACGCCCGGTCGGTCGCGGCGGCGGGCCCGGCGTGGCAGCCGGTCGGCCGCACTTCGGGCCGAGGCGAACGCCGCTGAGGCCCCGAGTTCGACGGCAGGCGAGGCCGCAGCGGCCGAATCCGATGTGGCGTCCGAAACTCCGGCAGTGTCCGGTGCGGCGCCGGAGTCCGTCGTGACTTCGGGGGCCGAGCCCGAGACGGTCGAGTCCGGCGTCGCGGCGGCCGAATCCACCGATGCCGAATCCGCTGATGTGGATGCCGCGGCTGCTGCCGTCGGCGGCGCCGCGGCCGACGCGACCGGTGGCGCCGGGGTTTCCGACGAGACCGCGGCCGGAGTCGCCGGTGCGGCTCTTGCCGGTGAGCAGACCGGTGCCCAGGCCACGCGCCGGGGGCGTCGCCGGGTGGCGCGCACCGGCGCGGCGCTCAGCACCGACAGTCAGGCGGCGGTGTTCGTGCTCTCCAGTGCGGAGCAGGAGCAGCCGACCGTGGACTTCACCGATATCCCCGCCGCTCCGGTCGAGCCGCGCAGCCGTCCGCGCCGCCGGTCCGCCGGGCGGGCCGCGGGAGCGCCGGAACAGCCGAACTGA
- the rpmA gene encoding 50S ribosomal protein L27, translating to MAHKKGASSSRNGRDSNAQRLGVKRFGGQTVKAGEILVRQRGTHFHPGVNVGRGGDDTLFALEAGAVKFGTKRGRKTVNIVVPEPAQA from the coding sequence ATGGCACATAAGAAGGGTGCGTCCAGCTCTCGTAACGGTCGCGACTCGAATGCCCAGCGGCTCGGCGTGAAGCGCTTCGGCGGCCAGACCGTCAAGGCCGGCGAGATCCTGGTCCGGCAGCGCGGCACGCACTTCCACCCGGGTGTGAACGTCGGCCGTGGCGGCGACGACACGCTGTTCGCCCTCGAGGCGGGCGCGGTCAAGTTCGGCACCAAGCGCGGCCGCAAGACCGTCAACATCGTGGTCCCGGAGCCGGCGCAGGCCTGA